One genomic segment of Stigmatopora argus isolate UIUO_Sarg chromosome 1, RoL_Sarg_1.0, whole genome shotgun sequence includes these proteins:
- the bin1b gene encoding myc box-dependent-interacting protein 1b isoform X2, whose product MAETGNTGKGVTAGKLAITVQKRLSRAQEKVLQKLGKADETRDVVFEEMVTNFNKQMGEGSKLQRDMKAYMVAVKTLHEASRRLQDCLADMYEPEWFGKEEMNAVVEEMIEKEMDNNMEDTDTLWLDFHQNITDNSMLSIDSYLAQFPEIKARIAKRDRKMVDFDSARHHFSSLQKGKKKDEAKIAKPAALLEMAAPSWAQGLLSAHQVAQTNLSYNQAEEELGRSQKIFEELNVELQDQLPVLWDSRVGVYVNTFQSLANHQERFHKEMSKLSQNLNDIMTKLDEQRQIKKDGAAAKAGDKSEDANHSQAASSPPRPSLPPGRPPRPAEPLDDDTPDVNTQCGTTQAPSWDARHDQAEEPLQEGVQGGCEYDDGGSQSAELYTEPTWSDDGANVAQGGWGHDVEQVQGSESNSSDYKLPPGFIYKVKAVHEYAATDGDELELTVGDIVLVLAFDNPDEQDDGWLLGVQESAWIRNKDISSKGVFPENFTQKL is encoded by the exons ATGGCCGAGACTGGGAACACTGGGAAGGGGGTCACCGCCGGGAAACTGGCCATCACCGTCCAGAAGAGGTTGAGCAGAGCCCAGGAGAAG GTTTTGCAGAAACTTGGCAAAGCCGACGAGACCAGAGATGTAGTCTTTGAGGAGATGGTGACTAATTTCAACAAGCAGATG GGAGAAGGCAGCAAGCTGCAGAGGGATATGAAAGCGTACATGGTAGCGGTGAAGA CTTTGCACGAGGCATCGCGCAGGCTGCAGGACTGCCTGGCTGACATGTACGAACCGGAGTGGTTTGGCAAAGAAGAGATGAACGCCGTGGTGGAG GAGATGATAgagaaggagatggacaatAACATGGAG GACACCGACACACTGTGGTTGGATTTCCATCAGAACATCACAGATAACTCGATGCTCTCCATTGATTCGTACCTGGCTCAGTTCCCTGAAATCAAG GCTCGCATTGCAAAGCGGGACCGAAAAATGGTGGACTTCGACAGCGCCAGGCACCACTTTTCCTCCTTgcagaaaggaaagaaaaaggaTGAGGCCAAGATCGCCAAA CCTGCAGCGCTGTTGGAGATGGCGGCACCAAGCTGGGCTCAGGGTTTACTTTCAGCCCACCAGGTGGCTCAGACTAACCTCTCCTACAATCAG GCCGAGGAGGAGCTTGGTCGCTCCCAGAAAATTTTCGAAGAGCTGAACGTAGAATTACAAGACCAGCTTCCGGTGCTGTGGGACAG CCGTGTTGGCGTCTATGTTAACACATTCCAGAGTCTGGCAAATCACCAAGAGAGGTTCCACAAAGAGATGAGCAAG CTGAGTCAAAACCTGAATGACATCATGACCAAACTGGATGAACAGAGACAGATCAA AAAAGATGGTGCAGCAGCCAAGGCAGGAGACAAGAG TGAGGATGCCAACCATAGCCAGGCGGCCAGCTCGCCACCAagg CCCAGCCTGCCTCCAGGTCGGCCCCCGCGGCCTGCCGAGCCGCTTGATGATGACACGCCTGACGTTAACACGCAGTGCGGAACAACACAG GCGCCATCTTGGGACGCACGG CATGACCAGGCCGAGGAACCCCTCCAAGAAGGGGTTCAGGGTGGATGTGAATATGATGACGGAGGTTCCCAGAGTGCTGAGTTGTACACTGAGCCCACTTGGTCTGATGATGGTGCCAATGTGGCTCAGGGGGGATGGGGCCATGATGTTGAACAAGTGCAG GGTTCTGAATCCAACAGCTCAGACTACAAACTCCCTCCTGGATTCATCTACAAG GTCAAGGCCGTCCACGAATATGCGGCCACCGATGGGGACGAGCTGGAGCTGACCGTTGGAGACATCGTGCTCGTTTTGGCCTTCGACAACCCAGATGAGCAG GATGACGGCTGGCTCTTGGGTGTGCAAGAATCTGCCTGGATACGAAACAAAGATATTTCATCCAAAGGCGTCTTTCCTGAAAACTTCACGCAGAAGCTTTGA
- the bin1b gene encoding myc box-dependent-interacting protein 1b isoform X3, with the protein MAETGNTGKGVTAGKLAITVQKRLSRAQEKVLQKLGKADETRDVVFEEMVTNFNKQMGEGSKLQRDMKAYMVAVKTLHEASRRLQDCLADMYEPEWFGKEEMNAVVEEMIEKEMDNNMEDTDTLWLDFHQNITDNSMLSIDSYLAQFPEIKARIAKRDRKMVDFDSARHHFSSLQKGKKKDEAKIAKPAALLEMAAPSWAQGLLSAHQVAQTNLSYNQAEEELGRSQKIFEELNVELQDQLPVLWDSRVGVYVNTFQSLANHQERFHKEMSKLSQNLNDIMTKLDEQRQINEDANHSQAASSPPRKPSLPPGRPPRPAEPLDDDTPDVNTQCGTTQAPSWDARHDQAEEPLQEGVQGGCEYDDGGSQSAELYTEPTWSDDGANVAQGGWGHDVEQVQGSESNSSDYKLPPGFIYKVKAVHEYAATDGDELELTVGDIVLVLAFDNPDEQDDGWLLGVQESAWIRNKDISSKGVFPENFTQKL; encoded by the exons ATGGCCGAGACTGGGAACACTGGGAAGGGGGTCACCGCCGGGAAACTGGCCATCACCGTCCAGAAGAGGTTGAGCAGAGCCCAGGAGAAG GTTTTGCAGAAACTTGGCAAAGCCGACGAGACCAGAGATGTAGTCTTTGAGGAGATGGTGACTAATTTCAACAAGCAGATG GGAGAAGGCAGCAAGCTGCAGAGGGATATGAAAGCGTACATGGTAGCGGTGAAGA CTTTGCACGAGGCATCGCGCAGGCTGCAGGACTGCCTGGCTGACATGTACGAACCGGAGTGGTTTGGCAAAGAAGAGATGAACGCCGTGGTGGAG GAGATGATAgagaaggagatggacaatAACATGGAG GACACCGACACACTGTGGTTGGATTTCCATCAGAACATCACAGATAACTCGATGCTCTCCATTGATTCGTACCTGGCTCAGTTCCCTGAAATCAAG GCTCGCATTGCAAAGCGGGACCGAAAAATGGTGGACTTCGACAGCGCCAGGCACCACTTTTCCTCCTTgcagaaaggaaagaaaaaggaTGAGGCCAAGATCGCCAAA CCTGCAGCGCTGTTGGAGATGGCGGCACCAAGCTGGGCTCAGGGTTTACTTTCAGCCCACCAGGTGGCTCAGACTAACCTCTCCTACAATCAG GCCGAGGAGGAGCTTGGTCGCTCCCAGAAAATTTTCGAAGAGCTGAACGTAGAATTACAAGACCAGCTTCCGGTGCTGTGGGACAG CCGTGTTGGCGTCTATGTTAACACATTCCAGAGTCTGGCAAATCACCAAGAGAGGTTCCACAAAGAGATGAGCAAG CTGAGTCAAAACCTGAATGACATCATGACCAAACTGGATGAACAGAGACAGATCAA TGAGGATGCCAACCATAGCCAGGCGGCCAGCTCGCCACCAagg AAGCCCAGCCTGCCTCCAGGTCGGCCCCCGCGGCCTGCCGAGCCGCTTGATGATGACACGCCTGACGTTAACACGCAGTGCGGAACAACACAG GCGCCATCTTGGGACGCACGG CATGACCAGGCCGAGGAACCCCTCCAAGAAGGGGTTCAGGGTGGATGTGAATATGATGACGGAGGTTCCCAGAGTGCTGAGTTGTACACTGAGCCCACTTGGTCTGATGATGGTGCCAATGTGGCTCAGGGGGGATGGGGCCATGATGTTGAACAAGTGCAG GGTTCTGAATCCAACAGCTCAGACTACAAACTCCCTCCTGGATTCATCTACAAG GTCAAGGCCGTCCACGAATATGCGGCCACCGATGGGGACGAGCTGGAGCTGACCGTTGGAGACATCGTGCTCGTTTTGGCCTTCGACAACCCAGATGAGCAG GATGACGGCTGGCTCTTGGGTGTGCAAGAATCTGCCTGGATACGAAACAAAGATATTTCATCCAAAGGCGTCTTTCCTGAAAACTTCACGCAGAAGCTTTGA
- the bin1b gene encoding myc box-dependent-interacting protein 1b isoform X4, whose amino-acid sequence MAETGNTGKGVTAGKLAITVQKRLSRAQEKVLQKLGKADETRDVVFEEMVTNFNKQMGEGSKLQRDMKAYMVAVKTLHEASRRLQDCLADMYEPEWFGKEEMNAVVEDTDTLWLDFHQNITDNSMLSIDSYLAQFPEIKARIAKRDRKMVDFDSARHHFSSLQKGKKKDEAKIAKPAALLEMAAPSWAQGLLSAHQVAQTNLSYNQAEEELGRSQKIFEELNVELQDQLPVLWDSRVGVYVNTFQSLANHQERFHKEMSKLSQNLNDIMTKLDEQRQIKKDGAAAKAGDKSEDANHSQAASSPPRKPSLPPGRPPRPAEPLDDDTPDVNTQCGTTQAPSWDARHDQAEEPLQEGVQGGCEYDDGGSQSAELYTEPTWSDDGANVAQGGWGHDVEQVQGSESNSSDYKLPPGFIYKVKAVHEYAATDGDELELTVGDIVLVLAFDNPDEQDDGWLLGVQESAWIRNKDISSKGVFPENFTQKL is encoded by the exons ATGGCCGAGACTGGGAACACTGGGAAGGGGGTCACCGCCGGGAAACTGGCCATCACCGTCCAGAAGAGGTTGAGCAGAGCCCAGGAGAAG GTTTTGCAGAAACTTGGCAAAGCCGACGAGACCAGAGATGTAGTCTTTGAGGAGATGGTGACTAATTTCAACAAGCAGATG GGAGAAGGCAGCAAGCTGCAGAGGGATATGAAAGCGTACATGGTAGCGGTGAAGA CTTTGCACGAGGCATCGCGCAGGCTGCAGGACTGCCTGGCTGACATGTACGAACCGGAGTGGTTTGGCAAAGAAGAGATGAACGCCGTGGTGGAG GACACCGACACACTGTGGTTGGATTTCCATCAGAACATCACAGATAACTCGATGCTCTCCATTGATTCGTACCTGGCTCAGTTCCCTGAAATCAAG GCTCGCATTGCAAAGCGGGACCGAAAAATGGTGGACTTCGACAGCGCCAGGCACCACTTTTCCTCCTTgcagaaaggaaagaaaaaggaTGAGGCCAAGATCGCCAAA CCTGCAGCGCTGTTGGAGATGGCGGCACCAAGCTGGGCTCAGGGTTTACTTTCAGCCCACCAGGTGGCTCAGACTAACCTCTCCTACAATCAG GCCGAGGAGGAGCTTGGTCGCTCCCAGAAAATTTTCGAAGAGCTGAACGTAGAATTACAAGACCAGCTTCCGGTGCTGTGGGACAG CCGTGTTGGCGTCTATGTTAACACATTCCAGAGTCTGGCAAATCACCAAGAGAGGTTCCACAAAGAGATGAGCAAG CTGAGTCAAAACCTGAATGACATCATGACCAAACTGGATGAACAGAGACAGATCAA AAAAGATGGTGCAGCAGCCAAGGCAGGAGACAAGAG TGAGGATGCCAACCATAGCCAGGCGGCCAGCTCGCCACCAagg AAGCCCAGCCTGCCTCCAGGTCGGCCCCCGCGGCCTGCCGAGCCGCTTGATGATGACACGCCTGACGTTAACACGCAGTGCGGAACAACACAG GCGCCATCTTGGGACGCACGG CATGACCAGGCCGAGGAACCCCTCCAAGAAGGGGTTCAGGGTGGATGTGAATATGATGACGGAGGTTCCCAGAGTGCTGAGTTGTACACTGAGCCCACTTGGTCTGATGATGGTGCCAATGTGGCTCAGGGGGGATGGGGCCATGATGTTGAACAAGTGCAG GGTTCTGAATCCAACAGCTCAGACTACAAACTCCCTCCTGGATTCATCTACAAG GTCAAGGCCGTCCACGAATATGCGGCCACCGATGGGGACGAGCTGGAGCTGACCGTTGGAGACATCGTGCTCGTTTTGGCCTTCGACAACCCAGATGAGCAG GATGACGGCTGGCTCTTGGGTGTGCAAGAATCTGCCTGGATACGAAACAAAGATATTTCATCCAAAGGCGTCTTTCCTGAAAACTTCACGCAGAAGCTTTGA
- the bin1b gene encoding myc box-dependent-interacting protein 1b isoform X6 translates to MAETGNTGKGVTAGKLAITVQKRLSRAQEKVLQKLGKADETRDVVFEEMVTNFNKQMGEGSKLQRDMKAYMVAVKTLHEASRRLQDCLADMYEPEWFGKEEMNAVVEEMIEKEMDNNMEDTDTLWLDFHQNITDNSMLSIDSYLAQFPEIKARIAKRDRKMVDFDSARHHFSSLQKGKKKDEAKIAKPAALLEMAAPSWAQGLLSAHQVAQTNLSYNQAEEELGRSQKIFEELNVELQDQLPVLWDSRVGVYVNTFQSLANHQERFHKEMSKLSQNLNDIMTKLDEQRQIKKDGAAAKAGDKSEDANHSQAASSPPRGSESNSSDYKLPPGFIYKVKAVHEYAATDGDELELTVGDIVLVLAFDNPDEQDDGWLLGVQESAWIRNKDISSKGVFPENFTQKL, encoded by the exons ATGGCCGAGACTGGGAACACTGGGAAGGGGGTCACCGCCGGGAAACTGGCCATCACCGTCCAGAAGAGGTTGAGCAGAGCCCAGGAGAAG GTTTTGCAGAAACTTGGCAAAGCCGACGAGACCAGAGATGTAGTCTTTGAGGAGATGGTGACTAATTTCAACAAGCAGATG GGAGAAGGCAGCAAGCTGCAGAGGGATATGAAAGCGTACATGGTAGCGGTGAAGA CTTTGCACGAGGCATCGCGCAGGCTGCAGGACTGCCTGGCTGACATGTACGAACCGGAGTGGTTTGGCAAAGAAGAGATGAACGCCGTGGTGGAG GAGATGATAgagaaggagatggacaatAACATGGAG GACACCGACACACTGTGGTTGGATTTCCATCAGAACATCACAGATAACTCGATGCTCTCCATTGATTCGTACCTGGCTCAGTTCCCTGAAATCAAG GCTCGCATTGCAAAGCGGGACCGAAAAATGGTGGACTTCGACAGCGCCAGGCACCACTTTTCCTCCTTgcagaaaggaaagaaaaaggaTGAGGCCAAGATCGCCAAA CCTGCAGCGCTGTTGGAGATGGCGGCACCAAGCTGGGCTCAGGGTTTACTTTCAGCCCACCAGGTGGCTCAGACTAACCTCTCCTACAATCAG GCCGAGGAGGAGCTTGGTCGCTCCCAGAAAATTTTCGAAGAGCTGAACGTAGAATTACAAGACCAGCTTCCGGTGCTGTGGGACAG CCGTGTTGGCGTCTATGTTAACACATTCCAGAGTCTGGCAAATCACCAAGAGAGGTTCCACAAAGAGATGAGCAAG CTGAGTCAAAACCTGAATGACATCATGACCAAACTGGATGAACAGAGACAGATCAA AAAAGATGGTGCAGCAGCCAAGGCAGGAGACAAGAG TGAGGATGCCAACCATAGCCAGGCGGCCAGCTCGCCACCAagg GGTTCTGAATCCAACAGCTCAGACTACAAACTCCCTCCTGGATTCATCTACAAG GTCAAGGCCGTCCACGAATATGCGGCCACCGATGGGGACGAGCTGGAGCTGACCGTTGGAGACATCGTGCTCGTTTTGGCCTTCGACAACCCAGATGAGCAG GATGACGGCTGGCTCTTGGGTGTGCAAGAATCTGCCTGGATACGAAACAAAGATATTTCATCCAAAGGCGTCTTTCCTGAAAACTTCACGCAGAAGCTTTGA
- the bin1b gene encoding myc box-dependent-interacting protein 1b isoform X5 codes for MAETGNTGKGVTAGKLAITVQKRLSRAQEKVLQKLGKADETRDVVFEEMVTNFNKQMGEGSKLQRDMKAYMVAVKTLHEASRRLQDCLADMYEPEWFGKEEMNAVVEEMIEKEMDNNMEDTDTLWLDFHQNITDNSMLSIDSYLAQFPEIKARIAKRDRKMVDFDSARHHFSSLQKGKKKDEAKIAKPAALLEMAAPSWAQGLLSAHQVAQTNLSYNQAEEELGRSQKIFEELNVELQDQLPVLWDSRVGVYVNTFQSLANHQERFHKEMSKLSQNLNDIMTKLDEQRQINEDANHSQAASSPPRPSLPPGRPPRPAEPLDDDTPDVNTQCGTTQAPSWDARHDQAEEPLQEGVQGGCEYDDGGSQSAELYTEPTWSDDGANVAQGGWGHDVEQVQGSESNSSDYKLPPGFIYKVKAVHEYAATDGDELELTVGDIVLVLAFDNPDEQDDGWLLGVQESAWIRNKDISSKGVFPENFTQKL; via the exons ATGGCCGAGACTGGGAACACTGGGAAGGGGGTCACCGCCGGGAAACTGGCCATCACCGTCCAGAAGAGGTTGAGCAGAGCCCAGGAGAAG GTTTTGCAGAAACTTGGCAAAGCCGACGAGACCAGAGATGTAGTCTTTGAGGAGATGGTGACTAATTTCAACAAGCAGATG GGAGAAGGCAGCAAGCTGCAGAGGGATATGAAAGCGTACATGGTAGCGGTGAAGA CTTTGCACGAGGCATCGCGCAGGCTGCAGGACTGCCTGGCTGACATGTACGAACCGGAGTGGTTTGGCAAAGAAGAGATGAACGCCGTGGTGGAG GAGATGATAgagaaggagatggacaatAACATGGAG GACACCGACACACTGTGGTTGGATTTCCATCAGAACATCACAGATAACTCGATGCTCTCCATTGATTCGTACCTGGCTCAGTTCCCTGAAATCAAG GCTCGCATTGCAAAGCGGGACCGAAAAATGGTGGACTTCGACAGCGCCAGGCACCACTTTTCCTCCTTgcagaaaggaaagaaaaaggaTGAGGCCAAGATCGCCAAA CCTGCAGCGCTGTTGGAGATGGCGGCACCAAGCTGGGCTCAGGGTTTACTTTCAGCCCACCAGGTGGCTCAGACTAACCTCTCCTACAATCAG GCCGAGGAGGAGCTTGGTCGCTCCCAGAAAATTTTCGAAGAGCTGAACGTAGAATTACAAGACCAGCTTCCGGTGCTGTGGGACAG CCGTGTTGGCGTCTATGTTAACACATTCCAGAGTCTGGCAAATCACCAAGAGAGGTTCCACAAAGAGATGAGCAAG CTGAGTCAAAACCTGAATGACATCATGACCAAACTGGATGAACAGAGACAGATCAA TGAGGATGCCAACCATAGCCAGGCGGCCAGCTCGCCACCAagg CCCAGCCTGCCTCCAGGTCGGCCCCCGCGGCCTGCCGAGCCGCTTGATGATGACACGCCTGACGTTAACACGCAGTGCGGAACAACACAG GCGCCATCTTGGGACGCACGG CATGACCAGGCCGAGGAACCCCTCCAAGAAGGGGTTCAGGGTGGATGTGAATATGATGACGGAGGTTCCCAGAGTGCTGAGTTGTACACTGAGCCCACTTGGTCTGATGATGGTGCCAATGTGGCTCAGGGGGGATGGGGCCATGATGTTGAACAAGTGCAG GGTTCTGAATCCAACAGCTCAGACTACAAACTCCCTCCTGGATTCATCTACAAG GTCAAGGCCGTCCACGAATATGCGGCCACCGATGGGGACGAGCTGGAGCTGACCGTTGGAGACATCGTGCTCGTTTTGGCCTTCGACAACCCAGATGAGCAG GATGACGGCTGGCTCTTGGGTGTGCAAGAATCTGCCTGGATACGAAACAAAGATATTTCATCCAAAGGCGTCTTTCCTGAAAACTTCACGCAGAAGCTTTGA
- the bin1b gene encoding myc box-dependent-interacting protein 1b isoform X7, with amino-acid sequence MAETGNTGKGVTAGKLAITVQKRLSRAQEKVLQKLGKADETRDVVFEEMVTNFNKQMGEGSKLQRDMKAYMVAVKTLHEASRRLQDCLADMYEPEWFGKEEMNAVVEEMIEKEMDNNMEDTDTLWLDFHQNITDNSMLSIDSYLAQFPEIKARIAKRDRKMVDFDSARHHFSSLQKGKKKDEAKIAKPAALLEMAAPSWAQGLLSAHQVAQTNLSYNQAEEELGRSQKIFEELNVELQDQLPVLWDSRVGVYVNTFQSLANHQERFHKEMSKLSQNLNDIMTKLDEQRQINEDANHSQAASSPPRGSESNSSDYKLPPGFIYKVKAVHEYAATDGDELELTVGDIVLVLAFDNPDEQDDGWLLGVQESAWIRNKDISSKGVFPENFTQKL; translated from the exons ATGGCCGAGACTGGGAACACTGGGAAGGGGGTCACCGCCGGGAAACTGGCCATCACCGTCCAGAAGAGGTTGAGCAGAGCCCAGGAGAAG GTTTTGCAGAAACTTGGCAAAGCCGACGAGACCAGAGATGTAGTCTTTGAGGAGATGGTGACTAATTTCAACAAGCAGATG GGAGAAGGCAGCAAGCTGCAGAGGGATATGAAAGCGTACATGGTAGCGGTGAAGA CTTTGCACGAGGCATCGCGCAGGCTGCAGGACTGCCTGGCTGACATGTACGAACCGGAGTGGTTTGGCAAAGAAGAGATGAACGCCGTGGTGGAG GAGATGATAgagaaggagatggacaatAACATGGAG GACACCGACACACTGTGGTTGGATTTCCATCAGAACATCACAGATAACTCGATGCTCTCCATTGATTCGTACCTGGCTCAGTTCCCTGAAATCAAG GCTCGCATTGCAAAGCGGGACCGAAAAATGGTGGACTTCGACAGCGCCAGGCACCACTTTTCCTCCTTgcagaaaggaaagaaaaaggaTGAGGCCAAGATCGCCAAA CCTGCAGCGCTGTTGGAGATGGCGGCACCAAGCTGGGCTCAGGGTTTACTTTCAGCCCACCAGGTGGCTCAGACTAACCTCTCCTACAATCAG GCCGAGGAGGAGCTTGGTCGCTCCCAGAAAATTTTCGAAGAGCTGAACGTAGAATTACAAGACCAGCTTCCGGTGCTGTGGGACAG CCGTGTTGGCGTCTATGTTAACACATTCCAGAGTCTGGCAAATCACCAAGAGAGGTTCCACAAAGAGATGAGCAAG CTGAGTCAAAACCTGAATGACATCATGACCAAACTGGATGAACAGAGACAGATCAA TGAGGATGCCAACCATAGCCAGGCGGCCAGCTCGCCACCAagg GGTTCTGAATCCAACAGCTCAGACTACAAACTCCCTCCTGGATTCATCTACAAG GTCAAGGCCGTCCACGAATATGCGGCCACCGATGGGGACGAGCTGGAGCTGACCGTTGGAGACATCGTGCTCGTTTTGGCCTTCGACAACCCAGATGAGCAG GATGACGGCTGGCTCTTGGGTGTGCAAGAATCTGCCTGGATACGAAACAAAGATATTTCATCCAAAGGCGTCTTTCCTGAAAACTTCACGCAGAAGCTTTGA
- the bin1b gene encoding myc box-dependent-interacting protein 1b isoform X1 codes for MAETGNTGKGVTAGKLAITVQKRLSRAQEKVLQKLGKADETRDVVFEEMVTNFNKQMGEGSKLQRDMKAYMVAVKTLHEASRRLQDCLADMYEPEWFGKEEMNAVVEEMIEKEMDNNMEDTDTLWLDFHQNITDNSMLSIDSYLAQFPEIKARIAKRDRKMVDFDSARHHFSSLQKGKKKDEAKIAKPAALLEMAAPSWAQGLLSAHQVAQTNLSYNQAEEELGRSQKIFEELNVELQDQLPVLWDSRVGVYVNTFQSLANHQERFHKEMSKLSQNLNDIMTKLDEQRQIKKDGAAAKAGDKSEDANHSQAASSPPRKPSLPPGRPPRPAEPLDDDTPDVNTQCGTTQAPSWDARHDQAEEPLQEGVQGGCEYDDGGSQSAELYTEPTWSDDGANVAQGGWGHDVEQVQGSESNSSDYKLPPGFIYKVKAVHEYAATDGDELELTVGDIVLVLAFDNPDEQDDGWLLGVQESAWIRNKDISSKGVFPENFTQKL; via the exons ATGGCCGAGACTGGGAACACTGGGAAGGGGGTCACCGCCGGGAAACTGGCCATCACCGTCCAGAAGAGGTTGAGCAGAGCCCAGGAGAAG GTTTTGCAGAAACTTGGCAAAGCCGACGAGACCAGAGATGTAGTCTTTGAGGAGATGGTGACTAATTTCAACAAGCAGATG GGAGAAGGCAGCAAGCTGCAGAGGGATATGAAAGCGTACATGGTAGCGGTGAAGA CTTTGCACGAGGCATCGCGCAGGCTGCAGGACTGCCTGGCTGACATGTACGAACCGGAGTGGTTTGGCAAAGAAGAGATGAACGCCGTGGTGGAG GAGATGATAgagaaggagatggacaatAACATGGAG GACACCGACACACTGTGGTTGGATTTCCATCAGAACATCACAGATAACTCGATGCTCTCCATTGATTCGTACCTGGCTCAGTTCCCTGAAATCAAG GCTCGCATTGCAAAGCGGGACCGAAAAATGGTGGACTTCGACAGCGCCAGGCACCACTTTTCCTCCTTgcagaaaggaaagaaaaaggaTGAGGCCAAGATCGCCAAA CCTGCAGCGCTGTTGGAGATGGCGGCACCAAGCTGGGCTCAGGGTTTACTTTCAGCCCACCAGGTGGCTCAGACTAACCTCTCCTACAATCAG GCCGAGGAGGAGCTTGGTCGCTCCCAGAAAATTTTCGAAGAGCTGAACGTAGAATTACAAGACCAGCTTCCGGTGCTGTGGGACAG CCGTGTTGGCGTCTATGTTAACACATTCCAGAGTCTGGCAAATCACCAAGAGAGGTTCCACAAAGAGATGAGCAAG CTGAGTCAAAACCTGAATGACATCATGACCAAACTGGATGAACAGAGACAGATCAA AAAAGATGGTGCAGCAGCCAAGGCAGGAGACAAGAG TGAGGATGCCAACCATAGCCAGGCGGCCAGCTCGCCACCAagg AAGCCCAGCCTGCCTCCAGGTCGGCCCCCGCGGCCTGCCGAGCCGCTTGATGATGACACGCCTGACGTTAACACGCAGTGCGGAACAACACAG GCGCCATCTTGGGACGCACGG CATGACCAGGCCGAGGAACCCCTCCAAGAAGGGGTTCAGGGTGGATGTGAATATGATGACGGAGGTTCCCAGAGTGCTGAGTTGTACACTGAGCCCACTTGGTCTGATGATGGTGCCAATGTGGCTCAGGGGGGATGGGGCCATGATGTTGAACAAGTGCAG GGTTCTGAATCCAACAGCTCAGACTACAAACTCCCTCCTGGATTCATCTACAAG GTCAAGGCCGTCCACGAATATGCGGCCACCGATGGGGACGAGCTGGAGCTGACCGTTGGAGACATCGTGCTCGTTTTGGCCTTCGACAACCCAGATGAGCAG GATGACGGCTGGCTCTTGGGTGTGCAAGAATCTGCCTGGATACGAAACAAAGATATTTCATCCAAAGGCGTCTTTCCTGAAAACTTCACGCAGAAGCTTTGA